A genomic stretch from Streptomyces sp. QL37 includes:
- a CDS encoding pyridoxal-phosphate dependent enzyme: protein MTSFPTTVAALFPGAGLSAADGELRVPSPLDPAPSLGSRLGVDLRVKREDRLDDLGCGHKVRKLAHVIAHARAGGATTLVTAASVPSSQAVMVAASAARAGLGAHVVYCGDVQERPRSAAGNYLLVGLLGADVTWHEHTAWDRWPELLADVVARLRDQGEVPYAVPPGVTDWPGLLGSVELGLELAAQLPVDGVETHFVTAAGSGGTAFGIAIVAALLDLPWRVHGICLGTGPEGVLAEMDRQHADGEKALGTALPGPDRVRLHDGARGGGYDRWGRAEVTEIRRWLAHQRTLLDPTYTAKTAVGLAQLVADGIVPRGARVVFVHTGGSFRTLEGAPALDAELGALVRGPAAGPDSPAAVPEKNEESPS from the coding sequence GTGACGAGCTTTCCCACCACGGTCGCCGCCCTCTTCCCGGGCGCTGGGCTCTCCGCCGCCGACGGGGAGCTCCGGGTGCCCTCGCCCCTGGATCCGGCGCCCTCGCTCGGCTCCCGGTTGGGGGTGGACCTCCGGGTCAAGCGGGAGGACCGTCTCGACGACCTGGGGTGCGGGCACAAGGTCCGCAAACTGGCCCACGTGATCGCGCACGCGCGGGCCGGTGGGGCGACCACCCTGGTGACCGCCGCCAGCGTGCCCTCCAGCCAGGCGGTCATGGTCGCCGCGAGCGCCGCCCGGGCCGGGTTGGGGGCTCACGTGGTCTACTGCGGTGACGTGCAGGAACGGCCCCGCTCCGCAGCGGGCAACTACCTCCTGGTGGGGCTCCTCGGCGCGGACGTCACCTGGCACGAGCACACGGCCTGGGACCGCTGGCCCGAACTGCTGGCCGACGTCGTGGCCCGTCTGCGGGACCAGGGCGAAGTCCCGTACGCCGTACCGCCGGGCGTGACGGACTGGCCGGGTCTTCTCGGCAGTGTCGAGCTGGGGCTCGAACTGGCGGCCCAACTGCCCGTGGACGGGGTGGAGACCCACTTCGTGACGGCCGCGGGATCCGGGGGCACGGCCTTCGGTATCGCGATCGTGGCGGCCCTGCTCGACCTGCCCTGGCGGGTCCACGGAATCTGTCTCGGCACGGGGCCCGAGGGGGTCCTGGCGGAGATGGACCGGCAGCACGCGGACGGCGAGAAGGCGCTGGGCACGGCACTGCCCGGACCGGACCGGGTCCGTCTGCACGACGGGGCGCGCGGCGGTGGTTACGACCGCTGGGGACGGGCGGAGGTGACGGAGATCAGGCGCTGGCTCGCGCACCAGCGGACCCTGCTCGACCCGACGTACACGGCGAAGACGGCCGTGGGCCTGGCCCAGCTCGTCGCCGACGGCATCGTGCCCCGAGGGGCGCGGGTCGTCTTCGTACACACCGGCGGGAGCTTCCGGACGCTGGAAGGCGCTCCCGCGCTCGACGCGGAACTCGGCGCCCTGGTCCGCGGTCCTGCCGCGGGTCCTGATTCCCCCGCCGCCGTGCCCGAGAAGAACGAGGAGTCACCTTCATGA
- a CDS encoding carbamoyltransferase C-terminal domain-containing protein: protein MIIGMNSYFEHPSIAVLDRDEIVFAAEDERFTGIKHGRTYSPYQTYLPVASLYHGLAAVDATVDDIDEIGYSYHRWTHLRSLAGCFTGKRVSSFREELTAFFSLVNLREAMRSGYDIPRRYRDRIFPEKLAKVPFREYHHHLAHASSAFHCSDYEEALVIVADGAGERSATSVYRGRGGTLERIGGVDLPNSLGIFYSMLTAHLGFEPFSDEFKVMGLAAYGEPVHQEACARILRLGPAGSYVLDLAALRSLDALLGPARRPGEPLTRRHQDIARSVQERLTEALHHVVGHWLGKTGLRNVCLAGGTFLNCVANGSLARDPRIDGIFVQPAAHDAGTALGAAALSSIRRGGGPKVTFRSAALGTSHTSEACEKACADADVPHVRLTEEAMLDAVARRLAAGEVVGVFRGRMEFGPRALGMRSLLASPADPAMRDRLNRIKGREDFRPVAPIVLREHFDTYFDGQPNRYMLFTTRALERTVQEAPSAVHVDGTARVQCVQEDEDPWLHALITRFAELTGLPMVINTSLNVRGKPIVESPFEALACLGSTAMNLLVLEDVLAGPAAEAAAQPTVRGTVSKGSV, encoded by the coding sequence TTGATCATCGGTATGAACAGCTATTTCGAGCACCCTTCCATCGCGGTGCTGGACCGGGACGAGATCGTCTTCGCAGCCGAGGACGAACGGTTCACCGGCATCAAGCACGGCCGGACGTACAGCCCTTATCAGACCTATCTTCCGGTCGCGTCGCTTTACCATGGGCTTGCCGCCGTGGACGCCACGGTCGACGACATCGACGAGATCGGCTACTCCTATCACCGGTGGACCCATCTGCGGAGTCTGGCGGGTTGCTTCACCGGCAAACGCGTCTCCAGTTTCCGTGAAGAACTGACCGCGTTCTTCAGTCTCGTCAATCTGCGCGAGGCCATGCGTAGCGGTTACGACATCCCGCGCCGGTACCGGGACCGCATCTTCCCGGAGAAGCTGGCCAAGGTCCCCTTCCGCGAGTACCACCACCATCTCGCCCACGCGTCCTCGGCGTTCCATTGCTCCGACTACGAGGAAGCGCTCGTCATCGTGGCCGACGGCGCGGGCGAACGGTCGGCCACCTCCGTCTATCGGGGCCGTGGCGGCACGCTCGAACGCATCGGCGGGGTGGATCTGCCGAACTCGCTGGGAATCTTCTACTCGATGCTCACCGCCCATCTTGGATTCGAGCCGTTCTCCGACGAGTTCAAGGTGATGGGCCTGGCCGCCTACGGCGAGCCGGTGCACCAGGAGGCCTGTGCCCGCATCCTCCGGCTGGGCCCCGCGGGCTCATACGTCCTGGATCTGGCCGCGCTGCGCTCGCTCGACGCTCTGCTCGGTCCCGCCCGCCGACCGGGTGAGCCGCTGACGCGGCGGCACCAGGACATCGCGCGGTCGGTGCAGGAGCGGCTGACGGAGGCCCTCCACCACGTGGTCGGTCACTGGCTCGGGAAGACCGGTCTGCGCAACGTGTGCCTGGCCGGCGGCACCTTCCTCAACTGCGTCGCCAACGGCAGTCTCGCCCGGGACCCCCGGATCGACGGCATCTTCGTCCAACCCGCCGCGCATGACGCCGGCACGGCCCTCGGCGCGGCGGCGCTCAGCTCGATTCGACGCGGCGGTGGCCCGAAGGTGACGTTCCGTTCGGCCGCGCTGGGCACCTCACACACCTCGGAGGCCTGCGAGAAGGCATGTGCCGACGCGGACGTGCCCCATGTGCGGCTGACGGAGGAGGCCATGCTCGACGCGGTCGCCCGTCGGCTGGCGGCAGGCGAGGTCGTCGGGGTCTTCCGGGGCCGCATGGAGTTCGGTCCGCGGGCCCTGGGGATGCGCAGTCTGCTGGCTTCCCCCGCCGACCCGGCGATGCGTGACCGGCTGAACCGCATCAAGGGCCGGGAGGACTTCCGGCCGGTCGCCCCCATCGTCCTGCGGGAGCACTTCGACACGTACTTCGACGGACAGCCGAACCGGTACATGCTGTTCACTACGCGCGCGCTGGAGCGGACGGTACAGGAAGCGCCGAGCGCGGTGCACGTGGACGGGACCGCGCGAGTGCAGTGCGTGCAGGAGGACGAGGATCCCTGGCTGCACGCGCTGATCACCCGTTTCGCCGAGCTGACCGGCCTGCCGATGGTCATCAACACCTCGCTCAACGTCCGCGGCAAACCCATCGTCGAGTCGCCCTTCGAGGCTCTGGCCTGCCTCGGGTCCACCGCGATGAACCTGCTGGTCCTGGAGGACGTGCTGGCGGGGCCGGCGGCCGAGGCCGCCGCACAACCGACTGTCCGCGGCACGGTGTCGAAGGGGTCGGTGTGA